The Limnochorda sp. LNt genome includes a region encoding these proteins:
- a CDS encoding DinB family protein, which translates to MGRPDPHLPDTWAEALDYAGRPIGPAVALFRAVREHLVQLLRHLPGAMDRYVVTPTGERHPVGQAISMVASHALGHIEQILVTRRVHGR; encoded by the coding sequence GTGGGGCGACCGGACCCTCACCTTCCCGATACCTGGGCGGAGGCGCTCGACTACGCCGGCCGGCCCATCGGCCCTGCCGTAGCCCTCTTCCGGGCGGTCCGCGAGCACCTGGTCCAGCTCCTGCGGCACCTGCCCGGAGCCATGGACCGCTACGTCGTGACGCCGACAGGGGAGCGGCATCCGGTTGGCCAGGCGATCAGCATGGTGGCCAGCCATGCCCTGGGCCACATCGAACAGATTCTCGTGACCCGCAGAGTGCACGGCAGGTAG
- the cas2 gene encoding CRISPR-associated endonuclease Cas2 produces MTMRHYYLVCYDITDEKRLRRVHRAMLGYGDPLQYSVFRCMLSQKEKALMVAHLSELIHPRQDRLLIINLGPPGEKLSERIEFVGAPLSDPGVPGAVVV; encoded by the coding sequence CTACCTGGTTTGCTACGACATCACCGACGAGAAGCGACTGCGCCGGGTTCACCGAGCCATGCTCGGCTATGGAGACCCGCTGCAGTACTCCGTCTTCCGATGCATGTTGTCGCAGAAGGAGAAAGCTCTCATGGTCGCGCACCTGTCCGAACTCATCCACCCCCGTCAAGACCGTCTGCTTATCATCAACCTGGGACCGCCAGGGGAGAAGTTGTCGGAACGGATAGAGTTCGTTGGCGCCCCGCTCTCGGACCCGGGTGTGCCCGGGGCTGTGGTGGTGTGA